The following proteins come from a genomic window of Aspergillus oryzae RIB40 DNA, chromosome 4:
- a CDS encoding putative MFS transporter (predicted protein), which yields MESSVTRWVQVIITLLACWCASGIVFGFAALKPVMISEGVYQNLCSETVLPKEGNVCRAQDLRLNLFFMVSSITANVSALPVGTILDRYGSRWCGFIGCAVLAAGSLLMAFSFSGRVDGYIAANLMLALGGTFIFVPSFRIANAFPKYTGTIVALVTGASDASAAVYLFYRLAYEKDPVTFSPKRFFLAYLAVPACIFIALLTIMPAHDYQTTQQLEVKIEEAEDVTQDVHDSDAEIESNSELWQVRTDRAKHRKDQLRKIDKVFGDKAERKQRQEWEEERHETSRVWGVLHGLPAHAQMKTPWFILILLMTVLQMLRMNYFIATVRSQYEFMLRSVRQAEMINDFFDVALPVGGVLFTPVIGLLLDNFSVPATLAMIVLLTTSTGALNSVPTVWTGYLTVILFVLLRPYYYSAMSDYATKVFGFGTFGRVYGTIICFSGLVNFAQYLLDYLTHGPFHGNPIPINIFLATAGLIVGAALVAFVYIAEKRWREEKAEYDEERQRLIPEEEEEEA from the exons ATGGAGTCCAGTGTGACTCGATGGG TCCAGGTGATTATAACGCTGTTGGCCTGTTGGTGCGCCTCCGGAATCGTCTTCGGTTTTGCGGCGCTGAAGCCGGTGATGATCAGTGAAGGCGTGTACCAAAACCTGTGCAGCGAGACGGTGTTGCCAAAGGAGGGCAACGTATGCAGAGCGCAAGATCTTCG CCTAAATCTATTCTTCATGGTCAGCTCTATCACGGCAAATGTGTCCGCTCTTCCGGTCGGCACCATCCTCGACCGCTATGGCTCTCGATGGTGTGGTTTTATCGGCTGTGCAGTTTTAGCCGCTGGTAGTCTGCTCAtggccttttctttctcgggtCGCGTGGACGGGTATATCGCGGCAAACTTGATGTTGGCGTTGGGGGGCACATTCATCTTTGTCCCATCTTTCCGAATCGCCAATGCGTTCCCCAAGTATACCGGAACGATTGTCGCGCTTGTTACGGGGGCATCCGATGCATCGGCAGCGGTTTACCTCTTCTATCGCCTGGCGTACGAGAAGGATCCAGTAACTTTTTCTCCGAAGCGGTTTTTCCTGGCTTACCTAGCGGTACCGGCTTGTATTTTCATCGCCTTGCTTACAATAATGCCGGCCCACGACTACCAAACCACGCAACAGTTGGAAGTCAAAATCGAAGAGGCCGAGGACGTCACGCAGGATGTCCATGATTCGGACGCCGAAATCGAAAGCAATTCAGAGCTGTGGCAGGTCCGGACGGACCGCGCGAAGCATCGGAAGGATCAACTACGCAAGATTGACAAAGTCTTCGGTGACAAGGCTGAGCGCAAACAACGCcaggaatgggaggaagagCGGCATGAAACGAGTCGGGTATGGGGGGTCTTGCATGGTCTACCGGCCCACGCGCAGATGAAGACACCCTGGTTCATCCTGATCCTTCTCATGACAGTCCTGCAGATGTTGCGCATGAATTACTTTATCGCGACCGTGCGATCACAGTACGAGTTTATGCTACGATCAGTACGGCAGGCGGAAATGATCAACGACTTCTTTGATGTTGCGTTGCCCGTAGGGGGTGTGCTTTTCACGCCCGTCATCGGGCTTTTGCTCGATAATTTCAGTGTGCCGGCTACATTGGCAATGATCGTGCTCCTGACCACGAGTACTGGCGCGTTGAATTCTGTTCCCACCGTGTGGACGGGCTATCTGaccgtcatcctcttcgttCTTTTAAGGCCATACTACTACTCGGCAATGTC TGACTACGCGACCAAAGTCTTTGGCTTCGGAACCTTTGGCAGAGTCTACGGAACAATTATCTGCTTTTCCGGTCTCGTCAACTTCGCCCAATACTTGTTGGACTACTTAACGCACGGCCCGTTCCACGGCAACCCGATCCCAATTAATATCTTCCTTGCCACGGCTGGCCTGATCGTGGGTGCAGCCCTGGTGgcttttgtatatattgcggagaaaagatggagggaagagaaggcagaatACGACGAAGAACGGCAGAGACTGATTccggaagaggaggaagaggaagcttgA
- a CDS encoding uncharacterized protein (predicted protein), which yields MPRFTPENDGTGLARQLTDPLVAQYVYSVFIALAWCNALELVVLCLNTFKRYGGAYFWSLFVASISIIPFGLGYLLKMFHITFTNGYLELAITDIGWVGMVTGQSLVLWSRLHLVVHNRKVLKGILYLIIIDGVLLHTAATTLEFMNNGLSYIHNVTVAFGIMERIQVVWFCVQELLISGGGSSIRGLFHPPGHHKGVGL from the exons ATGCCACGCTTCACCCCCGAGAATGACGGCACGGGTTTAGCGCGGCAACTGACCGATCCGCTCGTCGCTCAATATGTCTACTCCGTCTTCATCGCTCTCGCATGGTGCAATGCCCTTGAGCTGGTGGTCCTCTGTCTCAATACCTTCAAGCGTTATGGCGGCGCCTACTTTTGGAGTCTCTTCGTGgcctccatctccatcatccccTTTGGCCTGGGATACCTCCTGAAGATGTTTCATATCACCTTCACCAACGGATATCTTGAGTTAGCTATCACAGATATCGGCTGGGTGGGCATGGTCACCGGTCAATCGCTTGTCCTTTGGTCACGTTTGCACCTCGTTGTTCACAATCGCAAGGTGCTCAAGGGCATTCTttacctcatcatcatcgacggCGTCCTCCTCCATACTGCGGCTACCACGCTCGAGTTTATGAACAATGGTCTTTCGTACATTCACAACGTGACGGTGGCGTTTGGTATCATGGAACGAATTCAGGTGGTGTGGTTCTGCGTGCAAGAGCTCCTGATCTC CGGTGGTGGCAGTTCAATTCGCGGGCTATTTCACCCTCCAGGTCACCACAAAGGTGTTGGTCTATAG
- a CDS encoding uncharacterized protein (predicted protein), whose product MGDVSVDPSEKVQEIWEYLSIKDREASRALSARSPQPAEYTCEWFANRLSQIRSSESQLFTVTGDTGTGKTVLSEWIIQQLQTSTDPQDYDVVTFRVYDDISATTGPIGLAKGLLLEILGRQAKDGDLLRALEHSMSLHSSGASSKSVEDSLWRALNIAVKETGKMMVIVDGVDSLNGDPEVIPRLFHHLQTLVSQSPSIKVIALSRPLHGVPGEAYRIKIEPSQTAGDVRTVVRNEIESSEVCIGLSLEDREEIEGGIVKKANGCFPIAQLAVGQLSALRTSSDMISLVQKIPSSLQDMLKQTLNSIDLSDWSARSLLAWTIVSHRPLRVQEVRSLLEIDTKRTEVVPRVGNVEGDIRRMFGSFITIENEIISFRSPALRQFLINQAKSAASDSGKGKLPLTMKEAHSDLLTRLLAYVKLSVTDEVEVSTTSLSQSAQHRYFDQYHLLEYAARYWTLHFRSSQMNEKERDSFKVTNLFKRSFPDSVLLALLEGGCNQLQYLPYQVQELQAFSVQLRRQLLPDLSLSLLQSLINAAQTSQQLESFDAIDYSYEAWRKSSSLLGSRSIVTKFSAEIFIDAASQRDSKHEAFLHHKEEILEYLLQASKEELGFSNDMTIKYTQMLLDHYATLERKESVGRLSKELFEMSIARYGQHSQEMEKMTQHIYRQLERLSMSEVTAEILQTEHEFSKQSLAVTDQRMIDSTLQMIKIYEESEETSKADALFMDTWRKLLAVEDTSGTVTKQQAEFTMRYAEYLERHSRKGEAESVTSAAWFCLKSQLSRFDQLSSTFELVLGHIRKMKWEALAQSAMETLWEYRKSQKQASHQLVQVTASLAQTVQQSSSTVSSSEASMSEEQIDLIHEILESAKSAGIQSSDTTLASMKAAKQVASSLMEREQYAEAAGVYRRALSHLCSEIDSKPTTIRLTENVDETVQLATSLAECYFKDLQIDKAALVYQNVLNAVLSSDETDTHMVRSTANRVITFYRTIYRFVKAITTYEALYKNISSRLGKTQKQSIEILYEWGDLAKRCHHKQEAEQAYQEIYNNLRHNGQLDYRAIAAARGLVAIYEETERWTKAKGVYETLWWTISSGDRNHMLNSELVEEVYQHYKTLLETKLDADIVEIHDLAASYRKMCQRWYGTYSRQSYEATLSLAKISRGDERYHGEAVELYETALQQYETFSERPEVTTMDMKHCLADLYARQSRTTHKAATLYREEYTSSVQEHGYASRDHSLPQLRKLLKLLHRQNNKVTRQELQETLESSTVAAFEEKIDSQHLYTAAVELAKMYVDFGLKEKGVRRSRELRHRLIKEAMETKGSHRATSFVVAFEMTLRNNCNYASIIADLMAEIQLYSAFHHARKQRGFIHTFIAGIRLMNFQSLNGWTENANATDAELFQLFTERFAGIETGKTVLREFYDICISQASQGSLVRRLTRVIVDNVYQKLTTGGFRPGYSHAAILHEFVKDSGGFQDQDSTRDGVKLSEHLLVQGSRKCSDRGLSGKMLVLSKTILHEIISSYHEKGVNLTDFETTDLNQLAILLGGQRNFEDLEFLLNELWSSRVVQKTWSSDTIILVGRRLVEARFSNGRTTQATQLCGGLCYNVKRVWGPFDRSALELTNLLSALYTAEGDHVRAMGVHESVLRQLLEDSTDIRLSEAVEIASKQTALLQRCYQRNGGWSKGSGRYENMFDRLNEKFAKEKKWTARNPQHWTVKEVDKLGVWEAPHDYGFLMAGKGTTHQNQLRKASEPDIETFENKHQIGRAQGVS is encoded by the exons ATGGGCGATGTCAGTGTAGATCCGTCAGAAAAAGTGCAGGAGATATGGGAATACTTGTCGATCAAGGATCGCGAAGCCTCGAGGGCCCTGTCGGCTCGTTCACCTCAGCCGGCAGAGTACACCTGCGAGTGGTTTGCCAATAGACTTTCTCAGATACGATCAAGCGAGAGTCAATTATTTACGGTAACCGGTGACACGGGTACAGGGAAGACTGTTTTATCTGAGTGGATCATCCAGCAACTTCAAACATCAACCGATCCACAAGACTATGATGTGGTCACATTCAGAGTTT ACGACGATATCAGCGCTACTACCGGTCCTATAGGATTGGCGAAAGGGCTACTACTGGAGATACTTGGACGACAAGCAAAGGATGGAGACCTGCTAAGGGCTCTGGAGCACTCAATGAGCCTCCACTCATCCGGGGCTTCCAGCAAGAGTGTGGAGGACTCTTTATGGAGGGCTTTAAACATAGCCGTGAAAGAAACAGGCAAAATGATGGTCATCGTCGATGGTGTCGACAGTCTCAACGGGGATCCCGAGGTTATTCCACGTCTCTTTCATCACTTGCAAACGTTGGTTTCACAAAGCCCTTCAATTAAAGTGATTGCCTTGTCCAGGCCCCTGCATGGCGTACCTGGTGAGGCCTATCGCATAAAGATCGAGCCAAGCCAGACAGCCGGCGATGTCCGAACAGTAGTTCGAAATGAAATTGAGTCCTCCGAAGTCTGCATTGGACTATCATTAGAGGACCGAGAAGAAATTGAAGGTGGCATTGTGAAGAAAGCCAACGGATGTTTTCCTATTGCGCAATTGGCAGTCGGTCAGTTGAGTGCCCTAAGAACTTCATCAgacatgatatccttggtgCAAAAAATACCTTCCTCGCTTCAGGATATGTTGAAACAGACACTCAATTCGATAGACTTGAGCGATTGGTCGGCACGATCATTGTTGGCTTGGACGATCGTTTCCCACCGCCCCCTGCGAGTGCAAGAGGTTCGTTCTCTTCTGGAGATCGACACGAAAAGAACGGAGGTTGTACCTCGCGTGGGCAACGTAGAAGGCGACATCCGTCGGATGTTTGGATCTTTTATTACAATCGAAAACGAAATAATTTCTTTTAGATCCCCTGCTCTCCGACAGTTCCTTATCAATCAGGCGAAATCAGCCGCTAGTGACAGCGGCAAAGGAAAACTGCCTTTGACCATGAAGGAGGCACATTCCGACCTCCTTACACGATTATTGGCTTATGTGAAGCTCAGTGTAACTGATGAGGTAGAGGTGTCCACGACGTCATTAAGCCAGTCTGCCCAACACAGATATTTCGACCaatatcatcttcttgagTATGCGGCAAGGTATTGGACACTGCACTTCAGGTCTTCTCAGATgaacgagaaggaaagagacagCTTCAAGGTCACCAACCTATTCAAAAGGAGCTTCCCGGACTCCGTTTTGCTCGCACTGCTTGAAGGTGGCTGCAATCAACTGCAATATCTTCCATACCAGGTGCAGGAGCTGCAGGCCTTTTCCGTCCAACTTCGTCGGCAGCTCCTCCCAGACCTTTCCCTATCACTGTTGCAAAGCTTAATCAACGCAGCGCAAACCTCACAGCAGCTCGAATCTTTTGACGCTATTGACTATTCATATGAGGCGTGGAGAAAGAGCAGCTCCCTCTTAGGATCACGCAGCATTGTTACGAAATTTAGCGCCGAAATCTTCATTGACGCTGCATCACAAAGAGACTCCAAACACGAGGCATTTTTGCACCATAAGGAAGAAATACTAGAGTATCTGTTGCAGGCGTCAAAGGAAGAACTTGGGTTTTCAAACGATATGACAATCAAATACACACAGATGCTGCTCGATCACTACGCCACCTTAGAGCGCAAGGAGTCTGTGGGGAGGTTATCCAAAGAGCTCTTTGAGATGAGCATTGCTCGATATGGTCAACACTCtcaggagatggagaagatgaccCAGCACATATACAGACAACTCGAAAGACTTTCTATGTCTGAAGTTACTGCAGAAATATTGCAAACCGAGCATGAATTCTCGAAACAGAGTTTAGCTGTCACCGATCAACGTATGATCGATTCAACGTTGCAAATGATAAAGATTTACGAGGAAAGCGAAGAAACCTCAAAAGCTGATGCGCTCTTCATGGATACTTGGAGAAAGCTTCTAGCTGTTGAGGATACGTCGGGTACTGTCACCAAGCAACAAGCAGAGTTCACTATGAGGTACGCCGAGTATCTCGAGCGGCACTCTCGTAAGGGCGAAGCAGAGTCTGTGACCAGCGCTGCATGGTTCTGCTTGAAATCTCAGCTCTCTCGCTTTGACCAATTAAGCTCAACCTTTGAATTGGTACTCGGTCATATTCGGAAGATGAAATGGGAGGCGCTAGCTCAGTCCGCCATGGAAACATTGTGGGAATATCGCAAGTCCCAGAAGCAAGCCTCACATCAGCTTGTTCAAGTCACCGCGTCGTTAGCCCAGACTGTGCAGCAGTCCAGCTCTACCGTTTCGTCAAGTGAGGCGTCGATGTCTGAGGAACAAATCGACTTGATTCATGAGATTTTGGAGTCTGCCAAATCGGCAGGAATCCAGTCATCCGATACTACGCTAGCATCAATGAAGGCCGCTAAGCAGGTGGCGTCTTCTTTGATGGAAAGGGAGCAATACGCGGAGGCTGCTGGTGTATATCGTCGGGCTCTGTCTCATCTCTGCTCCGAGATTGACAGCAAGCCAACGACGATCCGGCTCACTGAGAATGTTGATGAAACGGTCCAACTAGCAACAAGCCTCGCGGAGTGTTACTTCAAGGATCTGCAAATCGACAAGGCGGCACTCGTTTATCAGAACGTCCTAAATGCCGTGCTCTCTTCCGATGAAACTGACACTCATATGGTTCGATCCACTGCGAACAGAGTTATCACGTTTTACCGGACCATATACCGCTTCGTTAAGGCAATAACCACATACGAAGCCTTATATAAGAATATTTCGTCGCGCTTAGGGAAGACCCAGAAGCAGAGTATTGAGATCTTGTACGAGTGGGGGGACCTAGCAAAAAGGTGTCACCACAAGCAGGAAGCTGAACAAGCGTATCAAGAGATATACAACAATCTTCGCCACAACGGTCAGTTAGACTATCGAGCCATTGCCGCTGCTCGTGGTCTAGTAGCAATTTACGAAGAGACTGAAAGGTGGACAAAGGCAAAGGGGGTTTATGAGACGCTGTGGTGGACAATTTCCAGCGGCGACAGGAACCATATGCTAAACAGTGAGCTTGTCGAAGAAGTCTACCAGCATTACAAGACGTTGTTGGAGACAAAGCTGGACGCAGATATCGTGGAAATTCATGATCTGGCAGCCAGCTATCGCAAGATGTGCCAACGATGGTATGGAACCTATAGTAGACAGAGCTACGAGGCAACACTTTCTTTAGCCAAAATCTCTCGGGGGGATGAGAGATACCATGGCGAAGCAGTGGAACTGTATGAGACAGCTCTTCAACAATACGAAACCTTCTCTGAGCGACCGGAAGTGACCACAATGGACATGAAACACTGTTTGGCTGATCTTTATGCCCGCCAGTCTCGGACCACTCACAAGGCTGCCACACTATACAGAGAAGAATATACTTCGTCCGTTCAAGAGCATGGATATGCGTCTCGGGATCATAGTCTTCCGCAGTTGCGGAAATTACTAAAATTACTACATCGACAGAACAATAAAGTCACTCGCCAAGAGCTTCAGGAGACGCTTGAGAGTAGTACTGTGGCAGCtttcgaagagaagatcgataGCCAGCATTTGTACACCGCGGCTGTCGAGCTCGCGAAAATGTACGTAGATTttggattgaaggaaaagggggTCCGACGTTCGAGAGAACTCCGCCACCGACTCATCAAAGAGGCGATGGAAACGAAGGGGTCTCATAGAGCAACTAGTTTCGTCGTCGCTTTCGAGATGACTCTGCGAAATAATTGCAATTATGCATCCATAATTGCCGACCTGATGGCAGAGATTCAACTCTACTCAGCATTCCATCACGCCAGAAAACAGAGAGGCTTCATCCACACATTCATTGCTGGCATCCGCTTGATGAACTTCCAAAGCCTCAATGGTTGGACTGAAAACGCTAACGCCACCGATGCAGAATTGTTCCAGTTGTTTACTGAGCGGTTCGCTGGCATTGAGACAGGCAAGACCGTTTTGCGAGAGTTCTATGACATCTGCATCTCGCAGGCATCCCAGGGAAGCCTAGTGAGGAGATTGACTCGCGTGATCGTCGATAATGTTTATCAAAAGCTGACTACCGGCGGTTTCCGACCGGGGTATAGCCACGCCGCCATACTTCACGAGTTCGTCAAAGATTCCGGTGGATTTCAGGATCAGGACAGTACTCGAGATGGCGTCAAACTCTCCGAGCATCTTCTTGTGCAAGGGTCGCGAAAATGCTCCGATCGTGGACTGAGCGGGAAAATGCTAGTACTCTCTAAGACTATCTTGCATGAGATTATCTCTTCTTATCATGAGAAAGGGGTGAATCTCACGGATTTTGAGACCACAGACCTCAACCAACTTGCAATCTTGTTAGGTGGCCAGAGGAATTTTGAAGATCTAGAG TTCCTCCTGAACGAGTTGTGGTCCTCTCGTGTTGTTCAAAAGACCTGGTCTTCGGATACTATAATTCTGGTGGGACGACGACTAGTCGAGGCTCGCTTCTCAAATGGTCGGACCACGCAAGCGACTCAGCTATGCGGGGGCTTATGCTATAATGTTAAGCGAGTCTGGGGTCCATTTGATCGAAGTGCTCTGGAGTTGACGAATCTGCTCTCGGCTCTCTACACTGCCGAAGGTGATCACGTTCGCGCGATGGGGGTACACGAATCGGTTCTGCGCCAGCTGCTCGAGGACAGCACGGATATCAGGCTGTCGGAGGCGGTTGAAATCGCCTCCAAGCAAACGGCACTACTCCAAAGATGCTACCAGCGCAACGGCGGCTGGAGCAAGGGGTCGGGGAGGTACGAGAACATGTTCGACCGACTGAATGAGAAATTTgccaaagagaagaaatggacGGCACGAAATCCACAACACTGGACGGTCAAAGAAGTTGACAAGCTGGGTGTTTGGGAGGCTCCACATGATTATGGATTCCTCATGGCCGGCAAGGGCACTACACATCAGAACCAGCTGCGCAAGGCCAGTGAGCCTGACATTGAAACCTTTGAAAACAAGCACCAAATTGGGAGGGCTCAGGGGGTTTCGTGA